A genomic window from Candidatus Pelagisphaera phototrophica includes:
- a CDS encoding YqaE/Pmp3 family membrane protein: protein MLFSSLPVGTFLQVGTTKHLWINIVLLFLTLGVGALTKAL from the coding sequence TTGCTATTCAGCTCCCTTCCAGTCGGCACGTTTCTGCAAGTGGGTACCACCAAGCACCTCTGGATCAACATCGTCCTGTTGTTTCTAACCCTTGGGGTTGGAGCACTGACTAAGGCCCTCTAG